Proteins from a single region of Orcinus orca chromosome 20, mOrcOrc1.1, whole genome shotgun sequence:
- the CCDC97 gene encoding coiled-coil domain-containing protein 97 isoform X1 has translation MAAEPARPEPVLRNGRGHNSCTEPSPGHWGELSWTPVPSRPQDKAEAAEGAPRALDTDLSEVEDAAVSAMLHAVAASRLPVCSQQQGEPDLTEQEKVAILGQLYHEKPLVFLERFRTGLREEHLACFGHLRGDHRADFYCAEVARQGSTRPRTLRTRLRNRRYAALRELIQEGEYFSDEQMRFRAPLLYEQYIGQYLTLEELSARTPAQQPPKPGPPGTPACLLSDLLLQSYQERELQQRLLQQQEEEEACLEEEEEEEDSDKEDQRPDKDLEAWVPDSEERLILREEFTSRMHQHFLDGKDGDFDYSTVDDNPDFDNLDIVARDEEERYFDEEEPEDAPSPELDGD, from the exons atggccgctgagcctgcgcgtccggagcctgtgctccgcaacgggagaggccacaaca gctGCACGGAGCCCAGTCCTGGGCACTGGGGGGAGCTGAGCTGGACGCCAGTCCCATCCAGACCCCAGGACAAGGCAGAAGCAGCAGAAGGAGCGCCAAGGGCCCTAGACACTGACCTCTCAGAGGTCGAGGACGCGGCAGTGAGTGCTATGCTGCACGCCGTGGCGGCCAGCCGCCTGCCCGTGTGCAGCCAGCAGCAGGGCGAGCCCGACCTGACCGAGcaggagaaggtggccatcttgGGCCAGCTGTACCATGAGAAGCCACTGGTGTTCCTGGAGCGCTTCCGCACGGGCCTCCGGGAGGAGCACCtggcctgctttggccacttgcGCGGTGACCACCGTGCGGACTTCTACTGTGCCGAAGTGGCCCGGCAAGGCAGCACCCGACCCCGCACCTTGCGCACCCGCCTGCGTAACCGCCGCTACGCTGCCCTGCGTGAGCTCATCCAAG AGGGCGAGTACTTCAGCGACGAGCAGATGCGGTTTCGGGCCCCGCTGCTGTATGAGCAGTACATCGGGCAGTACCTGACCCTAGAGGAGCTCAGCGCCCGCACCCCGGCCCAGCAGCCACCCAAGCCCGGCCCCCCCGGCACTCCCGCCTGCCTGCTCTCTGACCTGCTGCTCCAGTCCTACCAGGAGCGGGAGCTGCAGCAGCGGCTGCTCcagcagcaggaggaggaggaggcctgcttggaggaggaggaggaggaggaggacagcGACAAGGAAG ACCAGAGGCCTGACAAGGACTTGGAGGCCTGGGTCCCCGACTCGGAAGAGAGGCTGATCCTGCGGGAAGAGTTCACCAGCCGGATGCACCAGCACTTCCTGGACGGCAAGGATGGGGACTTTGACTACAG CACCGTGGACGACAACCCTGACTTCGACAACCTGGACATCGTGGCCCGGGATGAAGAGGAGAGGTACTTCGACGAGGAGGAGCCCGAGGACGCACCCAGCCCAGAGCTGGACGGGGACTGA
- the CCDC97 gene encoding coiled-coil domain-containing protein 97 isoform X2, whose translation MEAVATATATAATEPGEGCTEPSPGHWGELSWTPVPSRPQDKAEAAEGAPRALDTDLSEVEDAAVSAMLHAVAASRLPVCSQQQGEPDLTEQEKVAILGQLYHEKPLVFLERFRTGLREEHLACFGHLRGDHRADFYCAEVARQGSTRPRTLRTRLRNRRYAALRELIQEGEYFSDEQMRFRAPLLYEQYIGQYLTLEELSARTPAQQPPKPGPPGTPACLLSDLLLQSYQERELQQRLLQQQEEEEACLEEEEEEEDSDKEDQRPDKDLEAWVPDSEERLILREEFTSRMHQHFLDGKDGDFDYSTVDDNPDFDNLDIVARDEEERYFDEEEPEDAPSPELDGD comes from the exons ATGGAGGCCGTAGCGACTGCGACTGCGACGGCGGCGACGGAACCCGGTGAAG gctGCACGGAGCCCAGTCCTGGGCACTGGGGGGAGCTGAGCTGGACGCCAGTCCCATCCAGACCCCAGGACAAGGCAGAAGCAGCAGAAGGAGCGCCAAGGGCCCTAGACACTGACCTCTCAGAGGTCGAGGACGCGGCAGTGAGTGCTATGCTGCACGCCGTGGCGGCCAGCCGCCTGCCCGTGTGCAGCCAGCAGCAGGGCGAGCCCGACCTGACCGAGcaggagaaggtggccatcttgGGCCAGCTGTACCATGAGAAGCCACTGGTGTTCCTGGAGCGCTTCCGCACGGGCCTCCGGGAGGAGCACCtggcctgctttggccacttgcGCGGTGACCACCGTGCGGACTTCTACTGTGCCGAAGTGGCCCGGCAAGGCAGCACCCGACCCCGCACCTTGCGCACCCGCCTGCGTAACCGCCGCTACGCTGCCCTGCGTGAGCTCATCCAAG AGGGCGAGTACTTCAGCGACGAGCAGATGCGGTTTCGGGCCCCGCTGCTGTATGAGCAGTACATCGGGCAGTACCTGACCCTAGAGGAGCTCAGCGCCCGCACCCCGGCCCAGCAGCCACCCAAGCCCGGCCCCCCCGGCACTCCCGCCTGCCTGCTCTCTGACCTGCTGCTCCAGTCCTACCAGGAGCGGGAGCTGCAGCAGCGGCTGCTCcagcagcaggaggaggaggaggcctgcttggaggaggaggaggaggaggaggacagcGACAAGGAAG ACCAGAGGCCTGACAAGGACTTGGAGGCCTGGGTCCCCGACTCGGAAGAGAGGCTGATCCTGCGGGAAGAGTTCACCAGCCGGATGCACCAGCACTTCCTGGACGGCAAGGATGGGGACTTTGACTACAG CACCGTGGACGACAACCCTGACTTCGACAACCTGGACATCGTGGCCCGGGATGAAGAGGAGAGGTACTTCGACGAGGAGGAGCCCGAGGACGCACCCAGCCCAGAGCTGGACGGGGACTGA
- the B9D2 gene encoding B9 domain-containing protein 2: MAEVHVIGQIMGATGFSESSLFCKWGIHTGAAWKLLSGVREGQTQVDTPQIGDMAYWSHPIDLHFATKGLQGWPRLHLQVWSQDSFGRCQLAGYGFCHVPSSPGTHQLDCPTWRPLGSWREQLARAFVGGGPQLLHGDAIYSGADRYRLHTAAGGTVHLELGLLLRHFDHYGVEC; encoded by the exons ATGGCTGAGGTGCACGTGATTGGGCAGATCATGGGGGCCACCGGTTTCTCGGAAAGTAGCCTCTTCTGCAAGTGGGGCATCCACACAG GGGCAGCATGGAAGCTCCTGTCAGGCGTGCGGGAGGGCCAAACACAGGTGGACACCCCCCAGATAGGGGACATGGCCTACTGGTCCCATCCCATCGACCTGCACTTTGCCACCAAAGGCCTACAAG GTTGGCCCCGACTCCATCTCCAGGTATGGTCCCAGGACAGCTTCGGCCGCTGCCAGCTTGCAGGCTACGGCTTTTGCCATGTGCCCAGCAGTCCAGGCACCCACCAGCTGGACTGCCCCACGTGGCGGCCCCTAGGCAGCTGGCGGGAGCAGCTGGCAAGGGCCTTCGTGGGTGGCGGGCCTCAGCTGCTGCACGGAGATGCCATCTACAGTGGGGCTGACCGCTATCGCCTGCACACTGCTGCCGGTGGCACCGTGCACCTTGAGCTGGGCCTGCTGCTGCGCCACTTCGATCATTATGGCGTCGAATGCTGA
- the TGFB1 gene encoding transforming growth factor beta-1 proprotein isoform X2 yields the protein MPPSGLRLLPLLLPLLWLLVLPPGRPAAGLSTCKTIDMELVKRKRIEAIRGQILSKLRLASPPSQGEVPPGPLPEAVLALYNSTRDQVAGESAEPEPEPEADYYAKEVTRVLMVENSNEIYGKIKRSPHSMYMLFNTSELREAVPEPVLLSRAELRLLRLKLKVEQHVELYQKYSNDSWRYLSNRLLAPSDSPEWLSFDVTGVVRQWLTHGEEIEGFRLSAHCSCDSKDNTLQVDINGFSSGRRGDLATIHGMNRPFLLLMATPLERAQHLHSSRHRRALDTNYCFSSTEKNCCVRQLYIDFRKDLGWKWIHEPKGYHANFCLGPCPYIWSLDTQYSKVLALYNQHNPGASAAPCCVPQALEPLPIVYYVGRKPKVEQLSNMIVRSCKCS from the exons ATGCCGCCCTCGGGGCTGcggctgctgccgctgctgctgccgctgctgtgGCTACTAGTGctgccgcctggccggccggccGCCGGACTGTCCACCTGCAAGACCATCGACATGGAGCTGGTGAAGCGAAAGCGCATCGAGGCCATCCGCGGCCAGATTCTGTCCAAGCTTCGGCTCGCCAGCCCCCCGAGCCAGGGGGAGGTGCCGCCCGGTCCGCTGCCCGAGGCCGTACTGGCTCTTTACAACAGTACTCGTGACCAGGTGGCCGGGGAAAGTGCCGAACCTGAGCCTGAGCCAGAGGCGGACTACTACGCCAAGGAGGTCACCCGCGTGCTAATGGTGGAAAACAGCAACG AAATCTATGGGAAAATCAAGCGTAGTCCACACAGCATGTATATGCTCTTCAACACGTCGGAGCTCCGGGAAGCGGTGCCCGAACCTGTGTTGCTCTCTCGGGCAGAGCTGCGCCTGCTGAGGCTCAAGTTAAAAGTGGAGCAGCACGTGGAGCTGTACCAG AAATACAGCAATGATTCCTGGCGCTACCTCAGCAACCGGCTGCTGGCCCCCAGCGACTCGCCGGAGTGGCTGTCCTTTGACGTCACTGGAGTTGTGCGGCAGTGGCTGACCCACGGAG AGGAAATAGAGGGCTTTCGCCTCAGTGCCCACTGTTCCTGTGACAGCAAAGATAACACACTCCAAGTGGACATTAACG GGTTCAGTTCCGGCCGCCGGGGTGACCTCGCCACCATTCATGGCATGAACCGGCCCTTCCTGCTCCTCATGGCCACCCCGCTGGAGAGGGCCCAGCACCTGCACAGCTCCCGGCACCGCCGAGCCCTGGACACCAACTACTGCTTCAG CTCCACGGAAAAGAACTGCTGCGTTCGGCAGCTCTACATTGACTTTCGCAAGGACCTGGGCTGGAAGTGGATTCACGAACCCAAGGGCTACCACGCCAATTTCTGCCTGGGGCCCTGCCCCTACATCTGGAGCCTGGACACGCAGTACAGCAAG GTCCTGGCCCTGTACAACCAGCACAACCCGGGCGCGTCGGCGGCGCCGTGCTGCGTGCCGCAGGCGCTGGAGCCGCTGCCCATCGTGTACTACGTGGGCCGCAAGCCCAAGGTGGAGCAGCTGTCCAACATGATCGTGCGCTCCTGCAAGTGCAGctga
- the TGFB1 gene encoding transforming growth factor beta-1 proprotein isoform X1, with protein sequence MPPSGLRLLPLLLPLLWLLVLPPGRPAAGLSTCKTIDMELVKRKRIEAIRGQILSKLRLASPPSQGEVPPGPLPEAVLALYNSTRDQVAGESAEPEPEPEADYYAKEVTRVLMVENSNEIYGKIKRSPHSMYMLFNTSELREAVPEPVLLSRAELRLLRLKLKVEQHVELYQKYSNDSWRYLSNRLLAPSDSPEWLSFDVTGVVRQWLTHGEEIEGFRLSAHCSCDSKDNTLQVDINAGFSSGRRGDLATIHGMNRPFLLLMATPLERAQHLHSSRHRRALDTNYCFSSTEKNCCVRQLYIDFRKDLGWKWIHEPKGYHANFCLGPCPYIWSLDTQYSKVLALYNQHNPGASAAPCCVPQALEPLPIVYYVGRKPKVEQLSNMIVRSCKCS encoded by the exons ATGCCGCCCTCGGGGCTGcggctgctgccgctgctgctgccgctgctgtgGCTACTAGTGctgccgcctggccggccggccGCCGGACTGTCCACCTGCAAGACCATCGACATGGAGCTGGTGAAGCGAAAGCGCATCGAGGCCATCCGCGGCCAGATTCTGTCCAAGCTTCGGCTCGCCAGCCCCCCGAGCCAGGGGGAGGTGCCGCCCGGTCCGCTGCCCGAGGCCGTACTGGCTCTTTACAACAGTACTCGTGACCAGGTGGCCGGGGAAAGTGCCGAACCTGAGCCTGAGCCAGAGGCGGACTACTACGCCAAGGAGGTCACCCGCGTGCTAATGGTGGAAAACAGCAACG AAATCTATGGGAAAATCAAGCGTAGTCCACACAGCATGTATATGCTCTTCAACACGTCGGAGCTCCGGGAAGCGGTGCCCGAACCTGTGTTGCTCTCTCGGGCAGAGCTGCGCCTGCTGAGGCTCAAGTTAAAAGTGGAGCAGCACGTGGAGCTGTACCAG AAATACAGCAATGATTCCTGGCGCTACCTCAGCAACCGGCTGCTGGCCCCCAGCGACTCGCCGGAGTGGCTGTCCTTTGACGTCACTGGAGTTGTGCGGCAGTGGCTGACCCACGGAG AGGAAATAGAGGGCTTTCGCCTCAGTGCCCACTGTTCCTGTGACAGCAAAGATAACACACTCCAAGTGGACATTAACG CAGGGTTCAGTTCCGGCCGCCGGGGTGACCTCGCCACCATTCATGGCATGAACCGGCCCTTCCTGCTCCTCATGGCCACCCCGCTGGAGAGGGCCCAGCACCTGCACAGCTCCCGGCACCGCCGAGCCCTGGACACCAACTACTGCTTCAG CTCCACGGAAAAGAACTGCTGCGTTCGGCAGCTCTACATTGACTTTCGCAAGGACCTGGGCTGGAAGTGGATTCACGAACCCAAGGGCTACCACGCCAATTTCTGCCTGGGGCCCTGCCCCTACATCTGGAGCCTGGACACGCAGTACAGCAAG GTCCTGGCCCTGTACAACCAGCACAACCCGGGCGCGTCGGCGGCGCCGTGCTGCGTGCCGCAGGCGCTGGAGCCGCTGCCCATCGTGTACTACGTGGGCCGCAAGCCCAAGGTGGAGCAGCTGTCCAACATGATCGTGCGCTCCTGCAAGTGCAGctga